The following coding sequences are from one Salvia hispanica cultivar TCC Black 2014 chromosome 3, UniMelb_Shisp_WGS_1.0, whole genome shotgun sequence window:
- the LOC125213343 gene encoding lipoxygenase 6, chloroplastic-like produces the protein MLTAQASPTTLRPREPFPASAHQLRLAGKPSTLPVLRRPVIRAVISSGDSKTGVEKAAEKAVESDVSSAKSGGVSVRAVIRIRKKMKERLLEKIEDQWDSFLNGIGRGISLQLISQEAHLGKSDETFVRGWLPRLSDNPYVVEYGADMVVPSDFGQPGAVVVTNFHEKEVFLMEIVVHGFKEPIFFAADTWIHSRNDNPESRIIFKNQAYLPSETPPGLKNIRNEELLRVRGNGKGVRKLHERIYDYAVYNDLGSPDKDEELARPVLGGEERPYPRRCWTGRRPSLTDPDTESRIEKPDPVYVPRDETFEEVKQSTFSAGRLKAVLHNLIPLIVSTLADSDIPFTNFSDIDDLYNDDILLPKGAKKTHLLANLMDQVLNVGDNLLKYEIPAIIRRDRFSWLRDNEFARQTLAGVNPVNIELLKELPILSKLDPEIYGPPESAITKEIIARELNGISVEDAIEKKKLFIIDYHDLLLPFIEKMNELPDRKAYASRTVFFFDDGILRPIVIELSLPPTSSSKRNKKIYTHGHGATTSWIWKLAKAHVCSNDAGAHQLVNHWLRTHACTEPYIIATNRQLSAMHPIYKLLHPHMRYTMEINALARQSLINGGGVIEACFSPGKYAMEISSAAYESLWRFDREALPADLLHRGVAVEDPTAPGGVKLLIEDYPYAADALLIWAAIQELVESYVEHYYSEPNSISSDVELQAWWDEIKNVGHHDKRNETWWPNLNTQDDLSSILTTMIWTASGQHAAINFGQYPFGGYVPNRPTLMRKLIPQPGDHEYENFLHNPEYTFLTSLPTQLQATKVMAVQDSLSTHSPDEEYLHQLDQIHRLSSNDPLVQKFFENFSVALEEVERIINLRNKNIELTNRTGAGVPPYELLLPTSPPGVTGRGIPNSISI, from the exons ATGCTTACAGCTCAGGCCAGCCCCACCACTCTCCGGCCGAGGGAGCCCTTCCCCGCGTCCGCGCACCAGCTCAGGCTGGCCGGGAAGCCCTCCACCCTGCCCGTGCTACGGAGGCCGGTGATAAGGGCTGTCATCAGCAGTGGAGACAGCAAAACAGGAGTGGAAAAGGCAGCAGAGAAGGCTGTGGAGAGTGATGTGTCATCTGCAAAAAGTGGAGGTGTGAGTGTGAGAGCAGTGATCAGAAttaggaagaagatgaaggagaGGCTGCTTGAGAAGATTGAGGATCAGTGGGATTCTTTCCTCAATGGGATTGGGAGAGGGATCTCTCTTCAACTCATCAGCCAAGAAGCTCATCTTG GCAAGAGTGATGAGACTTTTGTGAGGGGATGGTTGCCAAGATTGTCAGACAATCCTTATGTGGTGGAGTATGGAGCTGACATGGTGGTGCCGAGTGATTTTGGGCAGCCGGGAGCGGTTGTTGTGACGAATTTCCATGAGAAAGAGGTGTTCTTGATGGAGATTGTGGTTCATGGATTCAAAGAGCCTATATTCTTTGCGGCCGATACATGGATTCATTCGAGAAACGACAATCCTGAGAGTCGAATCATATTCAAGAATCAG GCTTACCTTCCATCTGAGACGCCACCCGGGCTGAAGAATATCCGGAACGAGGAGCTGTTGAGAGTTCGTGGCAATGGAAAAGGAGTGAGGAAGCTGCACGAGAGGATATACGATTATGCTGTGTACAATGATTTGGGTAGTCCTGATAAGGATGAGGAGCTAGCCAGGCCGGTTCTGGGTGGTGAGGAGAGGCCGTATCCTAGGCGTTGTTGGACTGGTAGACGTCCCTCTTTAACAG ATCCCGATACAGAGAGTCGAATCGAGAAGCCTGATCCGGTGTATGTTCCTCGTGATGAGACGTTTGAGGAGGTTAAGCAGAGCACATTTTCAGCTGGAAGGCTGAAGGCTGTGCTCCACAACCTGATACCATTGATCGTTTCCACGTTGGCTGATTCGGACATCCCATTCACAAACTTCTCCGACATAGATGATCTGTATAACGATGATATTCTGCTGCCAAAAGGAGCCAAAAAGACTCACCTCCTTGCCAATCTGATGGATCAAGTGTTGAATGTTGGTGACAATCTGCTGAAATACGAAATACCAGCCATTATTAGGC GTGACAGGTTTTCATGGCTAAGGGATAATGAGTTCGCCCGTCAGACTTTAGCCGGGGTGAATCCTGTTAATATCGAGCTACTAAAG GAGCTTCCCATTTTAAGCAAACTTGATCCTGAAATATACGGCCCTCCGGAATCTGCAATCACGAAGGAAATCATCGCCAGAGAGCTCAACGGAATCAGTGTTGAAGAT GCAATAGAAAAGAAGAAGCTGTTTATAATTGACTATCATGACTTGCTGTTACCGTTCATTGAGAAGATGAATGAGTTGCCTGATAGAAAAGCTTATGCTTCCAGAACCGTGTTCTTTTTCGATGATGGCATCCTCAGGCCAATTGTCATCGAGCTATCACTCCCACCAACGTCTTCATCTAAGaggaacaagaaaatataCACTCATGGTCACGGTGCCACCACTAGCTGGATCTGGAAGCTGGCGAAAGCTCATGTTTGCTCCAATGACGCGGGCGCTCACCAGCTCGTGAACCACTG GTTGAGGACTCATGCCTGCACGGAACCTTATATAATCGCGACAAATAGGCAGCTAAGTGCAATGCACCCGATCTACAAACTACTGCACCCGCATATGCGCTACACCATGGAAATCAATGCTCTTGCAAGGCAAAGTTTGATAAACGGAGGTGGAGTCATTGAGGCTTGTTTCAGCCCTGGAAAGTACGCCATGGAGATAAGCTCGGCTGCCTATGAGAGCTTGTGGCGGTTTGACAGGGAAGCATTACCTGCGGATTTACTTCACAG GGGGGTGGCGGTTGAGGATCCCACCGCGCCTGGTGGTGTCAAACTTCTTATAGAAGATTATCCATATGCTGCAGACGCGCTTCTCATATGGGCTGCGATACAGGAATTGGTGGAATCTTACGTCGAGCACTATTACTCTGAGCCAAATTCGATCTCATCTGATGTGGAGCTTCAGGCCTGGTGGGACGAGATAAAGAACGTGGGGCATCATGACAAGAGAAACGAAACGTGGTGGCCTAACCTCAATACACAAGACGACTTATCAAGCATACTTACAACCATGATTTGGACTGCTTCTGGTCAGCACGCAGCTATTAACTTCGGGCAGTATCCGTTTGGGGGATACGTACCTAACCGCCCAACTCTCATGAGGAAACTAATCCCTCAACCAGGTGACCATGAGTATGAGAATTTCCTTCACAACCCGGAATACACATTCTTGACCTCGTTGCCCACGCAACTCCAGGCAACAAAGGTTATGGCTGTCCAAGACAGCCTATCAACACATTCTCCAGATGAAGAGTATCTGCATCAGTTGGATCAGATTCATAGGCTTTCCTCTAATGATCCTCTGGTTCAAAagtttttcgaaaatttctcTGTGGCGTTAGAAGAGGTAGAACGGATCATCAATCTACGGAACAAGAACATAGAACTGACAAACAGAACTGGTGCTGGCGTTCCTCCGTATGAATTGCTTCTACCGACTTCACCTCCTGGCGTTACTGGTCGTGGTATTCCCAACAGCATCTCCATCTGA
- the LOC125214654 gene encoding dihydrolipoyl dehydrogenase 1, mitochondrial produces the protein MAMAVTLARRRAAALLSPSSKQLYSASWILSKGFATGSDENDVVIIGGGPGGYVAAIKAAQLGLKTTCIEKRGTLGGTCLNVGCIPSKALLHSSHMYHEAKNSFAHHGIKVSSVEVDVPAMLAQKDKAVGNLTKGIEGLFKKNKVNYVKGYGKFLSPSEVSVDTIDGGNTTVKGKHIIVATGSDVKSLPGITIDEERIVSSTGALSLKEVPKRLIVIGAGYIGLEMGSVWGRLGSEVIVVEFAGDIVPSMDGEVRKQFQRSLEKQKMKFMLKTKVVSVDTTGSGVKLTLEPAAGGEQTTLEADVVLVSAGRAPFTAGLQLEKIGVETDKMGRILVNERFASNVPGVYAIGDVIPGPMLAHKAEEDGVACVEYIAGKEGHVDYDLVPGVVYTHPEVASVGKTEEQVKTLGVEYRVGKFPLLANSRAKAIDDAEGLVKIIAEKESDKILGVHIMAPNAGELIHEAALALAYGASSEDIARTCHAHPTMSEALKEAAMATFDKPIHI, from the exons ATGGCGATGGCTGTAACTCTGGCGAGGCGAAGGGCGGCGGCGCTGTTATCTCCATCGTCAAAGCAGCTTTACAGCGCATCGTGGATTCTCAGCAAGGGATTCGCCACCGGATCCGATGAAAACGACGTGGTCATTATTGGCGGCGGCCCTGGAGGTTACGTCGCCGCTATCAAGGCGGCCCAGCTAGGCCTCAAGACCACATGTATCGAGAAGCGAGGCACCCTCGGAGGTACCTGCCTCAACGTCGGCTGCATCCCTTCTAAG GCATTGCTTCATTCCTCCCACATGTATCATGAAGCAAAGAATTCATTTGCCCATCATGGTATTAAGGTTTCTTCAGTTGAGGTGGATGTACCAGCAATGCTGGCCCAAAAAGATAAAGCAGTGGGTAACTTGACTAAAGGTATTGAGGGTCTCTTTAAGAAGAACAAAGTGAACTACGTGAAGGGGTATGGGAAGTTCCTATCCCCGTCTGAAGTTTCTGTTGATACTATTGATGGTGGCAACACTACTGTGAAAGGAAAGCATATTATTGTAGCAACCGGTTCTGATGTGAAAAGTCTCCCAGGGATAACCATTGATGAAGAGAGGATTGTATCATCAACTGGAGCTTTATCCTTGAAGGAGGTTCCCAAGAGACTTATAGTGATAGGGGCTGGTTATATTGGTCTTGAAATGGGATCTGTTTGGGGCCGCCTTGGGTCAGAGGTAATTGTAGTTGAATTTGCAGGCGACATTGTTCCAAGCATGGACGGTGAAGTGCGGAAACAATTTCAACGATCCCTTGAGaagcagaaaatgaaattcatgCTCAAAACCAAGGTCGTTTCTGTTGACACCACAGGAAGTGGTGTGAAGTTGACCCTTGAACCAGCAGCTGGTGGCGAGCAGACCACACTCGAGGCTGATGTTGTTCTGGTTTCTGCTGGAAGAGCACCTTTCACTGCTGGACTCCAGCTGGAGAAGATAGGGGTTGAAACTGACAAGATGGGTCGCATCTTGGTGAATGAGCGGTTTGCCAGTAATGTACCAGGAGTATATGCAATTGGTGATGTGATTCCCGGGCCTATGTTGGCTCACAAAGCTGAAGAAGATGGTGTTGCATGTGTAGAGTACATTGCTGGTAAGGAGGGTCACGTGGACTACGACTTGGTCCCAGGAGTTGTGTACACGCACCCTGAGGTGGCATCAGTGGGGAAAACCGAGGAGCAGGTGAAGACCCTTGGAGTTGAATATCGCGTGGGGAAGTTTCCTTTGTTGGCAAACAGCAGAGCCAAGGCAATTGACGACGCAGAGGGACTGGTGAAAATAATTGCTGAGAAGGAGAGTGACAAGATCTTGGGAGTCCACATAATGGCACCGAATGCTGGGGAGCTAATTCATGAAGCTGCTTTGGCTTTGGCGTATGGAGCATCAAGCGAAGACATTGCCCGGACATGCCATGCTCATCCAACAATGAGCGAAGCATTGAAGGAGGCCGCCATGGCCACTTTCGACAAACCCATTCACATTTAG
- the LOC125213344 gene encoding 4-coumarate--CoA ligase-like 9: MAAASNSTIDPNSGFSPQTKIFHSLRPSISIPPSPLPRYIFSLLSSSPSPAAALIDAATSRRIPLSHLPLLVESLASNLRLKFNIRKNDVAFILSTNSIHIPLLHLSLLSLGAIVSPSNPLSSDSDISHQIRLTRPSIAFATSASAARVPPLREGTVLLDSPEFEALFLPSAAKFDPPEVFPDDTAAILYSSGTTGRVKGVELTHRNLIAVIAGARAIRAPRASPPVTLCVVPFFHVYGFTMCLREVALGGSLVVAAAESRRGRRLDLETVFGAVEEFGVTHLAVAPPVVVAMVKSAVVEKYELRSLEVVMSGGAPVASAVIERFKAKFSNISLIQAYGLTETSAGVARPSGGFESEVKGSNGRLVSNCQARIIDPLTGDSLPPLRSGELWIRGPIVMKGYVGDKEATAATVDSDGWLRTGDICFFDENGLLFYVERLKDLIKYNGYQVAPAELEDLLLSHPAIVDAAVIPYPDEDAGQIPAAFVVREPGSTINESLIMDFVAQKVAPYKKIRRVFFTDTIPKNAAGKILRKELVKLATHVASKL; this comes from the exons ATGGCGGCAGCTTCAAACTCAACGATTGATCCAAACAGCGGCTTCTCTCCCCAAACCAAAATCTTCCACAGCCTCCGCCCCTCCATCTCCATCCCCCCTTCCCCTCTCCCGCGCTACATCTTCTCCCTCCTCTCCTCCTCCCCCTCCCCCGCCGCCGCCCTCATCGACGCCGCCACCTCCCGCCGCATCCCCCTTTCGCACCTCCCCCTCCTCGTCGAATCCCTAGCCTCCAATCTCCGTCTCAAATTCAACATCCGCAAAAACGACGTCGCATTCATCCTCTCCACCAACTCAATCCACATTCCCCTCCTCCACCTCTCCCTCCTCTCCCTCGGCGCCATCGTCTCCCCTTCCAACCCCCTCTCCTCCGACTCCGACATCTCCCACCAGATCCGCCTCACCAGACCGTCAATCGCCTTCGccacctccgcctccgccgctAGGGTTCCGCCGCTGCGCGAGGGGACGGTGCTGCTCGACTCTCCGGAGTTCGAAGCCCTATTTCTCCCCTCCGCCGCGAAATTCGACCCGCCGGAGGTGTTCCCCGACGACACGGCGGCGATTCTCTACTCCTCCGGCACCACGGGGAGGGTGAAGGGGGTCGAATTGACGCATCGCAACCTGATCGCCGTGATCGCCGGCGCGCGCGCGATTCGCGCGCCTAGGGCTTCGCCTCCGGTCACGCTGTGCGTGGTGCCGTTCTTCCACGTGTACGGATTCACGATGTGCCTCAGGGAGGTGGCGCTGGGCGGGAGCCTcgtggtggcggcggcggagagcCGGCGAGGGAGGAGATTGGATCTGGAGACGGTTTTTGGAGCGGTGGAGGAGTTCGGCGTGACGCATCTGGCGGTGGCGCCGCCGGTGGTGGTGGCGATGGTGAAGAGTGCGGTGGTGGAGAAGTACGAATTGAGGTCGTTAGAGGTGGTGATGAGCGGCGGAGCTCCGGTGGCGAGTGCAGTTATTGAGAGGTTTAAGGCCAAGTTTTCCAATATATCACTCATTCAG GCCTATGGGCTTACAGAAACAAGTGCAGGAGTCGCTCGACCATCAGGAGGCTTTGAAAGTGAAGTGAAAGGTTCCAACGGCCGTCTCGTCTCTAACTGCCAGGCCAGAATAATTGATCCTCTCACCGGCGACAGTTTGCCGCCTCTTAGGTCAGGGGAGCTCTGGATAAGAGGCCCCATAGTCATGAAAG GGTATGTGGGCGATAAAGAAGCAACTGCGGCAACGGTTGATTCAGATGGATGGCTGAGAACTGGTGATATTTGCTTTTTCGACGAAAATGGACTCCTGTTCTATGTTGAGAGATTGAAGGATTTGATTAAATACAATGGCTACCAG GTTGCTCCAGCAGAACTGGAAGATCTGCTGCTTTCACATCCAGCCATTGTTGATGCAGCTGTGATCCC GTATCCTGATGAGGATGCAGGCCAAATACCTGCAGCCTTCGTGGTTAGAGAGCCGGGAAGCACGATAAATGAGTCGTTGATCATGGATTTTGTAGCACAAAAG GTGGCGccgtataaaaaaattagacgCGTCTTCTTCACAGATACTATACCAAAGAACGCCGCAGGAAAAATCTTGAGAAAGGAATTAGTGAAGCTAGCAACACATGTAGCTTCAAAGTTGTAA
- the LOC125216033 gene encoding uncharacterized protein LOC125216033 gives MGVVSLIWSLPANILHSAASSLTSPWIPHEEGGRGGATAKKSQRRRPLHTCGASCVSIARRAAAKAQDLDAPLGSMAKRSISTFHAFCPSFVHDTAIRCSGLVIAIDDQILSIEGKIEANFPQSAPLFDGIDGIVRRAEALPEQIDDAVRKFPIRFPLLDWAITLLISCITFLLSILIRLGSRSAREKEIPVDLNCKSHDKSKEQTKSVQFEKPYSYADAARNHHAPPPKSVQFEEVNGGEVVRLSVKRLHSWKSRIKALEEPLNAGDSPMYSSYQSANTSPVSDCSSQDENHPFNQTLGCSSYKEVLEKEKKEDETQDEPSTYKEALEKVKKEDETQEEPSTYKEALEKEKKEDETEEEDEEEEHVHLKDIAEEIIRTD, from the exons ATGGGGGTTGTCAGTCTCATTTGGAGTCTTCCTGCAAACATTCTACACTCCGCGGCTTCCTCTCTAACGTCG CCATGGATTCCCCACGAAgaaggaggaagaggaggagccACTGCCAAAAAATCCCAACGCCGCCGCCCGCTGCACACGTGCGGCGCCTCGTGCGTCTCCATCGCGCGCAGAGCCGCCGCGAAGGCGCAGGATCTCGACGCGCCGCTCGGATCCATGGCGAAGAGGTCGATCTCGACCTTCCACGCCTTCTGCCCCTCCTTCGTCCACGACACCGCGATCCGATGCTCCGGCCTCGTAATCGCCATCGACGACCAGATCCTCTCGATCGAGGGCAAAATCGAGGCGAATTTCCCCCAATCCGCGCCGCTCTTCGACGGAATCGACGGCATCGTCCGCCGCGCGGAGGCTCTGCCGGAGCAAATCGACGACGCGGTGAGGAAATTCCCGATCCGCTTCCCGCTCCTCGATTGGGCGATCACGCTCCTCATCTCATGCATCACTTTCCTCCTCTCGATCCTCATCCGCCTCGGATCTAGATCCGCGAGGGAGAAGGAGATCCCCGTCGACCTCAACTGCAAATCGCACGACAAATCTAAGGAGCAGACGAAATCGGTGCAGTTCGAGAAGCCGTACTCCTATGCCGACGCGGCGAGGAACCACCACGCGCCGCCGCCGAAATCGGTGCAATTCGAGGAGGTAAACGGCGGCGAGGTGGTGCGTTTGTCGGTGAAGAGGCTGCATTCGTGGAAGAGCAGGATAAAGGCGCTGGAGGAGCCGCTGAACGCAGGGGATTCGCCGATGTACTCATCCTACCAGTCGGCGAACACTTCTCCGGTCTCCGATTGCTCGTCGCAAGACGAGAATCACCCGTTCAACCAGACGCTGGGATGCAGCAGCTACAAGGAGGTGCtcgagaaggagaagaaggaaGACGAGACGCAAGACGAGCCGAGCACGTATAAAGAGGCGCTTGAGAAGGTGAAGAAGGAAGACGAGACGCAGGAGGAGCCGAGCACATATAAGGAAGCGCTCGaaaaggagaagaaggaaGACGAGACGGAAGAGGAGGACGAGGAAGAAGAACATGTACATTTGAAGGATATCGCAGAAGAAATCATCCGAACTGATTGA
- the LOC125214362 gene encoding U-box domain-containing protein 45-like produces MDASEIEENLISIGEPKLHGEMCKSLCIVYVKVLSIFPDLEAARPRSTSGIQALCALHIALEKTKNILQHCAECSKLYLAITGDSVVLKFEKARSALEDSLNRVEDIVPQVIGVQIAEVLAELRRIEFALDPVEKQIGDEIIALLQQGRNFNSSSNDNNELESFHQAASKLGITSSRAALRERRALKKLIDRARAEEDKRKESIIAYLLHLIRKYSKLFRSELSDDNDSQGSTPCSPTVQGSLDDGIVLGRNGCAFDRQLSKLSSFNFKSNFRRSEQMTVPPEELRCPISLQLMYDPVIIASGQTYERVCIEKWFCDGHNTCPKTQQHLSHLSLTPNYCVKGLVASWCEQNGIPVPDGPPESLDLNYWRLVLSESDSTNSKSLESISSCKCKGVKVVPLNDSGTIVEAEGNEEEEISTQEDDCEGNIFQKYEGYLRILEEEDNLMKKCTVVEQIRHLLKDDEEARIYVGANGFVEALLLFLESAVSAKNVMAQEIGAMALFNLAVNNNRNKELMMASGVLPILQNMIVDADSVGAATALYLNLSCLEEAKSVIGTTEAVPFLIWVLKNENHEQCKLDALHTLYNISSQATNIPHLLSAGIIDALQTLITHPSDQAWTEKCIAVLIYLASSNTARDEMVKTPGLIGSLATILDVGEPIEQEQAAACLLILCNASEKCSQMVLQEGVIPSLVSISVNGTVRGKQKAQKLLMFFREQRQRDPPPGPAEPGSQSGESEDAKPLSKTVSRRKAGKIWGFWWKNKSVSMYQC; encoded by the exons ATGGATGCTTCTGAGattgaagaaaatttaatCTCTATTGGTGAGCCAAAG TTACATGGTGAGATGTGCAAGAGCCTTTGTATCGTGTATGTGAAGGTGCTTTCCATTTTTCCAGACCTAGAAGCAGCTAGGCCAAGAAGCACATCCGGCATTCAGGCACTATGTGCTCTGCACATTGCACTTGAGAAGACGAAGAATATACTTCAACACTGTGCAGAGTGCAGTAAACTTTACTTG GCAATAACTGGAGATTCTGTTGTTCTAAAATTCGAGAAGGCAAGATCTGCCCTAGAAGATAGTTTAAATCGGGTTGAAGATATTGTTCCACAAGTTATTGGTGTTCAG ATTGCTGAAGTTTTAGCTGAGCTTAGAAGGATTGAGTTCGCACTTGATCCTGTTGAGAAGCAGATTGGTGATGAGATAATTGCTTTGCTACAGCAAGGAAGAAACTTCAACAGCAGTTCAAATGATAATAATGAGCTTGAATCCTTTCACCAAGCTGCTTCTAAATTGGGTATCACCTCTTCGAGAGCTGCTCTTAGGGAGAGGAGGGCTTTAAAGAAGCTCATAGATAGAGCACGTGCTGAGGAAGACAAAAGGAAAGAGTCAATAATCGCTtatcttcttcatctcatAAGGAAGTATTCAAAGTTGTTCAGAAGTGAGCTATCAGATGATAATGATTCACAAGGTTCAACGCCTTGCTCACCTACTGTTCAAGGGTCTTTGGATGATGGTATTGTTCTGGGGCGCAATGGCTGTGCCTTTGACAGACAACTGTCAAAACTCagttcttttaattttaagtccAATTTCCGGAGATCAGAGCAGATGACAGTCCCTCCTGAAGAGTTAAGGTGTCCGATATCATTGCAACTTATGTACGATCCAGTTATTATAGCTTCTGGGCAAACATATGAAAGGGTTTGCATTGAAAAATGGTTCTGTGATGGGCACAATACTTGCCCTAAAACACAGCAGCATCTCTCTCATCTTTCGTTGACTCCGAATTATTGTGTTAAAGGTTTGGTGGCTAGTTGGTGTGAACAGAATGGAATTCCTGTTCCAGATGGCCCACCAGAGTCCCTTGACCTTAATTATTGGCGTCTAGTGTTATCAGAGAGTGACTCGACAAATTCAAAGTCATTAGAAAGCATCAGTTCATGCAAGTGCAAGGGTGTTAAGGTGGTACCTTTAAATGACAGTGGGACCATTGTGGAAGCTGAAGGAAATGAAGAGGAAGAGATCTCTACACAGGAGGATGACTGTGAAGGTAATATCTTTCAGAAATACGAGGGTTATCTGAGAATTTTGGAGGAGGAGGataatttgatgaagaaatgCACAGTGGTAGAGCAAATAAGACACTTGCTAAAAGATGACGAAGAAGCCAGGATTTATGTGGGGGCTAATGGTTTTGTCGAAGCATTGCTGCTCTTTTTGGAGTCTGCTGTCTCTGCCAAGAATGTGATGGCTCAGGAAATTGGGGCAATGGCTCTATTCAACCTTGCCGTAAACAATAACAG AAAcaaagaattgatgatggcATCAGGAGTACTTCCAATACTACAGAACATGATTGTCGATGCTGATTCTGTTGGAGCAGCCACAGCTCTTTACCTGAATCTTTCGTGCCTCGAGGAAGCCAAGTCCGTTATAGGAACTACAGAGGCTGTCCCTTTCTTGATCTGGGTTCTTAAGAACGAAAATCACGAGCAATGCAAACTTGATGCTCTCCACACACTCTATAACATTTCAAGTCAAGCcacaaatattcctcacctccTGTCAGCTGGCATCATTGACGCCCTCCAAACTCTCATCACACACCCGAGTGACCAAGCTTGGACCGAGAAATGCATCGCTGTGCTAATATATCTAGCCTCAAGCAACACCGCAAGAGATGAAATGGTGAAGACCCCCGGGCTGATCGGTTCCCTTGCCACCATCTTGGACGTTGGCGAGCCCATCGAACAAGAACAAGCCGCGGCTTGTCTTTTGATATTGTGCAATGCAAGCGAGAAGTGCAGTCAGATGGTCCTTCAAGAAGGGGTGATACCTTCGCTGGTGTCCATTTCAGTGAATGGAACTGTGAGAGGGAAACAGAAAGCGCAGAAGCTTCTGATGTTTTTCCGCGAGCAGAGGCAACGAGATCCGCCGCCTGGTCCTGCAGAGCCGGGGTCTCAGAGTGGCGAGTCCGAAGATGCAAAGCCATTGTCAAAGACGGTTTCGAGGAGAAAAGCCGGTAAGATCTGGGGTTTCTGGTGGAAGAACAAGAGTGTCTCCATGTACCAATGCTAG